The proteins below come from a single Serratia fonticola genomic window:
- the wecC gene encoding UDP-N-acetyl-D-mannosamine dehydrogenase has protein sequence MSFNTISVIGLGYIGLPTAAAFASRKKKVVGVDVNQHAVDTINRGAIHIVEPDLDRVVKEAVEGGYLQAVTKPLAADAFLIAVPTPFKGDHEPDLAYVEAAAKSLAPVLKKGDLVILESTSPVGATEQMALWLAEARSDLSFPQDAGEQADVNIAYCPERVLPGQVMVELIQNDRVIGGMTPKCSERASALYKIFLEGECVITNSRTAEMCKLTENSFRDVNIAFANELSLICAEQGINVWELIRLANRHPRVNILQPGPGVGGHCIAVDPWFIVAQNPQQARLIHTARLVNDGKPLWVVDQVKAAVADCLAATNKRASEVKIACFGLAFKPNIDDLRESPAVEVAHLIADWHVGETLAVEPNVEQLPKSLAGHVTLKKLPEALQQADVIVMLVDHKEFKAIRPEEIKQSWIVDTKGVWR, from the coding sequence ATGAGTTTTAACACTATTTCAGTTATTGGCCTGGGTTATATCGGTTTGCCAACGGCGGCGGCGTTTGCTTCCCGCAAGAAAAAAGTGGTGGGCGTAGATGTTAACCAGCACGCGGTAGATACCATTAACCGCGGTGCCATCCACATCGTCGAACCTGATTTGGATCGCGTGGTAAAAGAAGCGGTAGAAGGCGGTTATCTGCAGGCGGTGACGAAACCGCTGGCGGCCGATGCGTTCCTGATCGCCGTACCAACGCCGTTCAAAGGGGATCACGAACCCGATCTGGCCTATGTTGAAGCCGCTGCCAAGTCATTGGCACCGGTACTGAAAAAGGGCGACCTGGTGATCCTGGAGTCTACTTCACCGGTGGGCGCTACCGAGCAGATGGCACTCTGGCTGGCAGAGGCGCGTAGCGATCTGAGCTTCCCGCAGGATGCCGGTGAGCAGGCCGACGTGAACATTGCCTACTGTCCTGAGCGCGTGTTGCCCGGGCAGGTGATGGTTGAGCTGATCCAGAATGACCGCGTGATTGGCGGGATGACGCCAAAATGCTCCGAGCGCGCCAGCGCGCTGTACAAGATTTTCCTCGAAGGTGAGTGTGTGATCACCAACTCGCGCACCGCCGAGATGTGCAAACTGACGGAAAATAGCTTCCGCGACGTTAACATCGCGTTTGCCAACGAGCTTTCGCTGATCTGTGCCGAGCAGGGTATTAACGTGTGGGAACTGATCCGTCTGGCTAACCGCCATCCGCGCGTCAACATTCTGCAACCTGGTCCTGGCGTGGGCGGGCACTGTATCGCCGTTGACCCTTGGTTCATCGTGGCGCAGAACCCGCAGCAGGCTCGTCTGATCCATACTGCGCGCCTGGTCAACGACGGCAAACCGCTCTGGGTGGTCGATCAAGTCAAGGCAGCTGTGGCAGATTGCCTGGCGGCTACTAACAAGCGCGCTTCTGAAGTGAAAATTGCCTGCTTCGGTCTGGCGTTCAAACCTAATATCGACGACCTGCGTGAGAGCCCGGCGGTTGAAGTAGCCCACCTGATTGCCGATTGGCATGTAGGTGAAACCCTGGCGGTCGAGCCTAACGTTGAGCAATTGCCGAAGTCACTGGCGGGCCACGTTACGCTGAAAAAACTGCCTGAAGCCCTACAGCAGGCGGATGTGATCGTGATGCTGGTCGATCATAAAGAATTCAAGGCCATCAGGCCGGAAGAGATTAAGCAGTCCTGGATCGTGGACACCAAAGGAGTCTGGCGTTGA
- the wecA gene encoding UDP-N-acetylglucosamine--undecaprenyl-phosphate N-acetylglucosaminephosphotransferase: protein MNLLTMSTEILFVFLFSLAFLFVARKAAKPIGLVDKPNYRKRHQGLIPLVGGISVYAGICFAFLITDQTIAHSKLYLTCAGVLVFVGALDDRFDISVKIRATIQALVGIAMMVFAGLYLRSLGYVFGGWEMQLGPFGYLVTLFAVWAAINAFNMVDGIDGLLGGLSCVSFGAMGILLYQGGHSELAFWCFAMLAAIVPYILLNLGILGRRYKVFMGDAGSTLIGFTAIWLLVQSSQGPNHPIKPVTALWIIAIPLMDMIAIMYRRLRKGMSPFSPDRQHIHHLIMRAGFTPRQAFVLITLAAALLAAVGVIGERLTFIPEWVMLALFLLAFFLYGYCIKRAWRVARYIKRLKRRLRNATNNKQVP from the coding sequence GTGAACTTACTCACTATGAGTACTGAAATTCTTTTTGTTTTTCTGTTTTCTCTGGCTTTTTTATTTGTTGCTCGCAAGGCAGCAAAACCTATTGGTTTGGTTGATAAGCCTAATTACCGCAAACGTCATCAGGGGCTGATCCCGTTGGTGGGTGGGATTTCTGTTTACGCTGGCATCTGCTTTGCCTTCCTGATCACCGACCAGACGATTGCGCACAGCAAACTCTATCTCACCTGCGCCGGTGTCCTGGTATTCGTCGGGGCGCTGGACGATCGCTTTGATATCAGCGTCAAGATCCGCGCCACCATTCAGGCACTGGTCGGCATCGCCATGATGGTGTTTGCCGGCCTTTATCTGCGCAGCCTCGGCTATGTGTTTGGTGGCTGGGAAATGCAGTTGGGGCCGTTTGGCTATTTGGTGACGCTGTTTGCCGTTTGGGCGGCGATTAACGCCTTTAACATGGTCGACGGTATCGACGGCCTGCTCGGCGGTCTCTCCTGCGTGTCGTTCGGCGCGATGGGGATCCTGCTGTATCAAGGCGGCCATAGCGAGCTTGCCTTCTGGTGCTTCGCGATGCTGGCGGCCATTGTTCCCTACATTCTGCTCAACCTCGGCATCCTTGGCCGTCGCTATAAGGTCTTTATGGGCGACGCCGGCAGTACGCTGATCGGTTTTACCGCCATCTGGCTGCTGGTGCAAAGCTCGCAAGGGCCAAACCATCCGATCAAACCGGTCACCGCGCTGTGGATTATCGCCATCCCGCTGATGGATATGATTGCCATCATGTATCGCCGTCTGCGTAAGGGCATGAGCCCGTTCTCGCCAGACCGTCAACACATCCACCATTTGATTATGCGAGCGGGCTTTACGCCTCGTCAGGCTTTTGTGCTCATCACCTTGGCCGCAGCGCTGTTGGCGGCGGTTGGCGTGATAGGCGAACGTCTGACTTTCATACCTGAATGGGTTATGTTGGCATTATTCTTGCTTGCATTCTTCTTGTATGGCTATTGCATTAAACGTGCATGGCGGGTCGCGCGTTATATCAAACGTCTCAAGCGCCGCCTGCGGAATGCAACGAACAATAAGCAAGTACCTTAA
- the wecB gene encoding non-hydrolyzing UDP-N-acetylglucosamine 2-epimerase, with protein sequence MKVLTVFGTRPEAIKMAPLVHALAQDDAFESRVCVTAQHREMLDQVLRLFEIVPDYDLNIMKPGQGLSEITCRILEGIKGVLEDFKPDVVLVHGDTTTTMATSLAAFYQRIPVGHVEAGLRTGNLYSPWPEEANRKLTGHLAMYHFSPTENSRQNLLRESLRDDHIFVTGNTVIDALLWVRDRIMHNPELRSSLDQRYPFLDANKKLILVTGHRRESFGGGFERICSALAEIALQHPEVQVVYPVHLNPNVSEPVNRILKGIDNIILIDPQDYLPFVYLMTRSYLILTDSGGIQEEAPSLGKPVLVMRDTTERPEAVDAGTVQLVGTDVAKIVDAVTRLLTDEGEYHAMSRAHNPYGDGHACQRILEALKNHQVTL encoded by the coding sequence GTGAAAGTGTTGACTGTTTTTGGCACCAGACCGGAAGCCATCAAAATGGCACCTCTGGTACATGCTCTGGCTCAGGATGATGCCTTTGAGTCAAGAGTCTGCGTTACGGCACAGCATCGCGAGATGCTGGATCAGGTACTGCGTTTGTTTGAAATCGTACCGGATTACGACCTGAATATTATGAAACCGGGCCAGGGGCTGAGTGAAATCACCTGCCGCATTCTGGAAGGGATCAAAGGCGTACTGGAGGACTTCAAGCCGGACGTGGTGTTGGTTCACGGTGACACAACGACCACCATGGCGACCAGCCTGGCGGCGTTTTATCAGCGTATCCCGGTGGGGCATGTGGAAGCGGGTCTGCGTACCGGTAATCTCTATTCTCCGTGGCCTGAAGAGGCCAACCGCAAGTTGACGGGGCATTTGGCGATGTATCACTTCTCGCCAACCGAAAATTCACGGCAGAACCTGTTACGTGAATCGCTGCGGGACGACCATATTTTCGTCACCGGCAACACCGTGATCGATGCATTGCTGTGGGTGCGCGACCGCATCATGCACAACCCAGAGCTGCGCAGCAGCCTTGACCAGCGTTATCCTTTCCTGGATGCCAACAAAAAGCTGATCCTGGTGACTGGGCACCGCCGCGAAAGCTTCGGCGGTGGGTTCGAGCGCATCTGTAGCGCCTTGGCCGAGATTGCCCTTCAGCATCCTGAAGTGCAGGTGGTCTATCCGGTGCACCTCAATCCGAACGTCAGCGAGCCGGTCAACCGTATTTTGAAGGGGATCGATAACATCATTCTGATCGATCCGCAGGATTACCTGCCGTTTGTCTATCTGATGACGCGATCTTATCTGATCCTGACCGACTCGGGCGGCATTCAGGAAGAGGCGCCATCGCTGGGTAAACCGGTGTTGGTGATGCGTGATACCACCGAGCGGCCAGAAGCGGTCGATGCCGGTACGGTACAGCTGGTGGGAACGGACGTAGCTAAAATTGTTGATGCGGTAACCCGGTTATTGACAGACGAAGGCGAATACCACGCCATGAGCCGGGCGCATAACCCATACGGTGACGGGCATGCCTGCCAACGTATCCTCGAAGCTTTAAAGAATCATCAGGTGACACTATGA
- the wzzE gene encoding ECA polysaccharide chain length modulation protein: protein MNPETTSDKNTPVVDNELDIRGLCCTLWRGKKWIIGFAVLFAAVALIVSYLVKQEWSATAITDKPTVNALGGYYSQQQFLRNLDQRTLPAVASDQPGIADEAYNEFIMQLAAYDTRRDFWLQSDYYKQRQEGDARADAALLDDLINNIQFTPRDDKKVLNDSVKLTAETAPDSNHLLRQYVAFASHRAAQHLNEEIQGAWSARTTSMSAQVKRQEAVADAVYQRELKTVQQALKIAEQQGISRTQTDTPAEQLPDSDLFLLGKPMLQARLEGLQASGPAYDVSYDQNRAMLATLNVGPTLDAKFQTYRYLRTPEEPVKRDSPRRVFWLIMWGAIGGLIGAGVALVRRPRS, encoded by the coding sequence ATGAATCCTGAAACAACGTCTGACAAGAATACCCCGGTGGTCGATAACGAACTCGATATCCGCGGTCTATGCTGCACCCTGTGGCGCGGCAAAAAATGGATTATCGGTTTCGCGGTGTTGTTTGCTGCCGTTGCGCTGATCGTTTCCTACCTGGTGAAACAGGAGTGGAGCGCCACGGCGATCACCGATAAGCCAACGGTGAATGCGCTGGGGGGATATTACTCTCAGCAGCAGTTCCTGCGTAACCTGGATCAGCGGACGCTGCCTGCGGTTGCCAGCGATCAGCCAGGCATCGCCGATGAAGCCTATAATGAATTTATCATGCAGTTGGCCGCCTATGACACGCGCCGTGATTTCTGGCTGCAAAGCGATTACTACAAGCAGCGCCAGGAAGGGGATGCCCGTGCCGATGCGGCGTTGCTTGATGACCTGATTAACAATATCCAGTTCACGCCGCGTGACGACAAAAAAGTGCTGAATGACAGCGTGAAACTGACCGCCGAGACTGCGCCAGACTCCAACCATCTGCTGCGTCAGTATGTTGCCTTTGCCAGCCACCGTGCGGCGCAGCATCTGAATGAAGAGATCCAGGGAGCCTGGTCGGCGCGTACCACCTCGATGAGTGCACAGGTCAAACGCCAGGAAGCAGTGGCCGATGCGGTTTATCAGCGTGAGCTCAAGACCGTGCAGCAGGCGCTGAAAATCGCCGAGCAGCAGGGGATTAGCCGTACGCAGACCGATACGCCAGCCGAACAACTGCCAGACTCCGATCTGTTCCTGCTGGGTAAACCCATGCTGCAGGCGCGCCTGGAAGGTTTACAGGCTTCCGGCCCGGCTTACGATGTGAGTTACGATCAGAACCGGGCCATGCTGGCAACCTTGAACGTCGGCCCGACGTTGGATGCCAAATTCCAGACCTACCGCTATTTACGTACGCCGGAAGAGCCGGTGAAACGTGATAGCCCACGCCGGGTATTCTGGCTGATTATGTGGGGCGCAATCGGTGGCCTGATTGGTGCGGGCGTTGCCTTGGTACGCCGGCCACGTAGTTAA